GCTGCTTTTATTTGGAGAGAACTGACGGTAAAGGAACCGCTATTGAATTTAAGGGTTTTTAAATATTCTAGATATACTTTAGGAACAATTTTAAACTGTTTTATTTCCGTTGGTTTATATTCAACAGTCTTTCTACTTCCATTAGTGATGGAAGAAGCTCGGGGCTTTTCATCGTTAACTGTCGGTATTATTATGCTTCCTGGAGCATTAGTCATGATTGTTGTAACTATAATATCGGGGAAATTACAAGAAAAAATAGAGCCTTTTTGGTTTATCATCACAGGTGTATTTTTAGTGACGATTGCCACTTGGGGATTCAGTCAATTAAAGATGGACTCCTCTGTTAGCTATATTCTTTTTTTAATGATGATTCGTTATATAGGTTTAGGTTTGGCAAGTTCTATCGTTACAAGTCTTTCGATGAGTGTGATTCCAACTGAACATGCAGGTCATGCATCATCCATATCAAATTGGCTTAAACAAGCCATATCTGCCTTGTCTATTGCTATTTTTAGCTCAATTCTAGCAATCAGGACACAAACACATGCTTCCGAATTAAATGGAAAAATAGCAGGGAAAACATTAAAGGAAACGGCCTTTCTATTTGCGACGAACGATACGTTCCTTTTCGCAACTATCATCCTTGCATTTTCCGTTCCATTATCACTTTTTTTGAAAAAAAGAAAAACAAAAGGTGCCAAGAACCAACACGATTACGAATAGTGTTGGTTCCTGGCACCTTCATTTATAATCAGCTTAAACGACCAAAACCTGTGAAGTGATTTTCCCAATATGCTCCGTCTATATCGCTAATTTGTACGAAATAACCACTTGCAGCAATCATTTTGTTATCGCCAATATATATACCGATATGTGAAATCCCGGATTTATATGTATTGCTAAAGAATACTAAGTCTCCAATTTTTGGTTTAGATATTGGTGTTGATGCATTGTAGAATCCTGCTGCTGATAAACGAGAAGTTGAAATACCTGCTTTATTATAAACATAAGTAATAAAACCTGAGCAGTCAAAGCCATTTGGTGATGCTCCATCGAAAACATATTTTGCGCCTAGATATTGTTTTGCAACTGAAACAATATTATTACCAACTGATGAACTAGTTGAAGTTGAACTACTTGAGGTAGTTGCGCCGCTAATAATTAATTTTTGCCCAACAGAGATTGCTGTAGAAGACAAGTTATTTACTTCCATTATTGTTTTAGACGAAATGCCAAATTGACTACCAATTTTAGATAATGAATCTCCTGATTTTACTGTATATGTAGACGTATTACTTGAATTAGATGAATTCGTTGTTAAATTTGTTGTTGAAGTCGTAGAACTTTTAACTACTAGTTTCTGTCCAATATGTATGAGAGTTGAAGATAAATTATTCCATTCTATTAATGTTTTAGATGCAACACCATACTGACTACCAATTTTAGATAATGAATCTCCTGATTTCACTGTATATGTAGTTGTATTAGTTGAATCAGATGGATTCGATGTTGAATTTGTTATTGAAGTAGTAGAACCATTAACTACAAGTTTCTGTCCAATTTGTATTAGAGTTGAAGATAAATTATTCCATTCCATTATTGTTTTAGTTGAAACACCATATTGACTGCCAATTTTAGATAATGAATCTCCTGATTTTACTGTATATGTAGTCATAGAACTTGGAGGTGAAGTAGTGGTTGTTTGATTTTCACCAATAATTAATTGTTGTCCAGGAAAAATTAAAGTAGATGTTAATTTGTTTGTATTCATAATTGTTTTATATGAAATGTTATTTGCTTTTCCTATCTTATCTAATGAATCGCCTGATTTTACTGTATATGTAGCTGCTGAAGCTTGTCCAACAGATGTTAATAAGACAGTTGTTCCTACTGTTACCGCTGCTAGCTTTGAAGACCATTTATTCATAATATTATATTCTCCTTAATTCCTATTACATGCAGGTAATATAATATCATTGTGATATAACAAATAAGTATCAAAGGTATAACAAAGTTGTGTCAAAAATATAACAAATCAATTTATCTGAAAAATTCTAAGTTTATTAAATAATCTGATATCCATGTGGCAATAACTGACGAGTACAACCACGATTGCTAACCGAGTTCCAATGGGTTATACATTGACTCAGTAAGAATAAAAACCTCTAAATAGAGCAAATTAGACTCTAGGAGGTGAATATTCATGAGCAAAAATAACAATAAGACAACTAATGTTAGAGCGCATAATAGCTTCGAACTATATAAAAATCCAACAAATAGTCCCGATGAAGAATTTGCTGAAGAATTTAGTGCTATATCTAAAAATAAGGTGACGAACGAAATTAATAAAAGTAAACCAAAAAAAAGGGATTAAACGAACATAGGTAGTATCCATTTATAAAGAAGTGCCGAGTGGACTAAATTGGATCTTCCTCTGTTTGTAAAAGATTTGGACAGGATCTTATTTTTACTTATCCTTACCATTGGAACTTGTATTCACATAATCCAAGAGGGCTACGATAAAAACGCCACAAGATTACTGAAAAAATGTAGCTGGAAGTGACGGATTCACTTCCAGCTTTTTTTGTCTTGTATAAAAAAAGCCTTCTAATGTCGATCAATCACTTTGAACTGCCCGGTAAATGTTAGACACCAAACTAACATTTACCGGGCAGTTCATTTTTTCCTTTTGCATTGGCACGATGAATAAACATATAAAACCCCACACCAAAAAGAAAAGAAAAATCGTGAAAAATCTTCCCTCTACA
The nucleotide sequence above comes from Psychrobacillus glaciei. Encoded proteins:
- a CDS encoding MDR family MFS transporter — protein: MAHIKKGRDSFAFTILAIFLGNFLALVNSGTVNVALPSIMRELHTNINMVQWLVTGFMLAIGTISPVASYLGNKFGYKKIYVTALIGLTVFSALCGFSGNINLLILFRILQGLCAGIIQISTMTIIIQSVNKEKQAMAISLWSISIMIAPAIGPTLGGVITSFYGWKAMFFSNVPIGVIAILFAILFLPALKASKTVSLDKIGLLTVVIGNVSLLLYFTEGSTLGWLSIPALVLFLVGIIGIAAFIWRELTVKEPLLNLRVFKYSRYTLGTILNCFISVGLYSTVFLLPLVMEEARGFSSLTVGIIMLPGALVMIVVTIISGKLQEKIEPFWFIITGVFLVTIATWGFSQLKMDSSVSYILFLMMIRYIGLGLASSIVTSLSMSVIPTEHAGHASSISNWLKQAISALSIAIFSSILAIRTQTHASELNGKIAGKTLKETAFLFATNDTFLFATIILAFSVPLSLFLKKRKTKGAKNQHDYE
- a CDS encoding C40 family peptidase, with the protein product MNKWSSKLAAVTVGTTVLLTSVGQASAATYTVKSGDSLDKIGKANNISYKTIMNTNKLTSTLIFPGQQLIIGENQTTTTSPPSSMTTYTVKSGDSLSKIGSQYGVSTKTIMEWNNLSSTLIQIGQKLVVNGSTTSITNSTSNPSDSTNTTTYTVKSGDSLSKIGSQYGVASKTLIEWNNLSSTLIHIGQKLVVKSSTTSTTNLTTNSSNSSNTSTYTVKSGDSLSKIGSQFGISSKTIMEVNNLSSTAISVGQKLIISGATTSSSSTSTSSSVGNNIVSVAKQYLGAKYVFDGASPNGFDCSGFITYVYNKAGISTSRLSAAGFYNASTPISKPKIGDLVFFSNTYKSGISHIGIYIGDNKMIAASGYFVQISDIDGAYWENHFTGFGRLS